Sequence from the Lepisosteus oculatus isolate fLepOcu1 chromosome 13, fLepOcu1.hap2, whole genome shotgun sequence genome:
caccgcgatacagctttgcgttgtgaatctgtttttccgtgtttacaaagaaagtggaatacagtgatactacctgctatacagatacatatgtttagatatttagacccttaaatttatataattattaataataatgattataatggtaataatgataatcggccagtgaaagctctgttgtccttcacatcaatgcctgaaacattttaccgaACCCAAGATTTtacagagagggaggaggcgcggagctcagcagtacagaacgaacattctgctgcctggagcgcttatggcagcaaatcaccacttagactactttttgataccatccttagtcaaaccagaaacgtgttgttctgtctaatgacattacaagtgggaagattacagattttaatcgtctttaattttgttacgttatacattttataaacgtttcatccatacaaacaccacaaaactattttcgattgtatttctgaatagtatgttacacttagttcactgttttaaataaatctaatttagaaagttaggtgttagcataaactattagcaatcaataatattaaatttagcactgtaataagctgttgcactttcccccgcatcttgtaaaaatatattttcattgttcaaatatacattaagtctgactatcttataataagttaaatacaaaactaaagaaaaaatagggttaaatataattcaaaatattttgctaacaatgttaactgtttatgaataataaaatgtattaactaaggagtaggatggcacagttgttagtattgtagcggcgaggcttattaataagaaagaattaagtgttctgagccttcccaaatgaggccccatttctctgttcatctctgtggtgcagccacagagaaactattcatgcaagatgttttcttttgataaggacagctcccaaagggggatgcacttagctaagcctggctatcatgatcaatggtcatccattggcgcctatctgtctagggagtgccagttggacatctggactgcattactaagtgtcaggactaagtgactcatatctcaccttgatcaaccaatcagggactggtagggccgaggaacccacgtgggactctgatgcccatggaactttcagccaatcaatgagctgaagttcctccaggtaaaaacaggcaacacagagagcctgtgagattcagacaagattcagaagggattcagattcagattcaacaattctaaagggaattcaaaggagaattccagggcaggacggcccaggagcagaaggctcccaagggcaggacattctcgcagcgcgcctcctgaccatcctgagactcaaccacggaacggccagtgtgtccgagggccagaactttcctttgttctaagagtctagagtggaggttgccagagagtaaccagcagcaggcctcgtgaaccggtcggaactgtggacagctgaattactattcagaactagctcttcatcaggaagaaccggtcctcttcctgacttgctgggacccacagtcatcttttctcctgtgcacaaactttgctagttaaagccaacaatgagcatcagcagcgcaccgtcgcaagccgcacagcacagcctggcaccgagccagagagcgcggattggacagcaacagcctgcaactgtttctttgtgcccgcaggagatctgaatccccaaagattggatgagtattcaacttcaatgcattacagctcgagaattcaattgttatcccaaccagttgatatcaatttaattcctaagagttatgtacttgtttgagtatctaatgtagaagttgtaaccaagttcactttacgaaacggtcttaatgaatgatatactgaacgtatgtcctcttgatatgtgtaacacttcgtaactgactgaatatatatcttttgtattctgataaccctctcgataagatctgttaggtttatatgcatattgtatgtattaataaatgtatcctcgtgtattagtacctgtgtgtgcgcgttgtttgagttatgtcgcatggttggattctaaagccatcaaaagaatcaactttgtgatttactgctacaattaataattgtctcagtaaatgcccaaaccctacagaactggtgccttcagagagccactatgattacatatttggcgtccctgaaccggttttacctacagtatgttttttgttttgtttctttttcataaatacaacagtagaacctgatgtctcagtggctttcaaaattaaattatgcatgcaaacctgtgaactacaaagataactaagatatccatccatttataatggtggcgaagtggttagcattgctatcttgcagcactggggtcctaggttcaattcctgccatcctgtgtgtggggtttacatgttctctctgggttacatggtttttctctatatgtgtgatatgactccctctcgcactccaaaacatactggtaagttaattggtttatgggaaaactggccctggtgtgtgtgtgtttgtgtctgtctgtcctgtgatggactggagctatgtccagggtgaattctgccttgtgtccgttgcttactgggataggctccaaatcctctgtactagataaagagattagaaatggatggaagtaaaggcactgtgtggatggaactatacacagtgttagaaacccacaatgaaatggcagcatctcactgagaataaaatgttttatagtgctgacttaaggaaacagcctttccacctttcttgcacatcagtatctatacctagttatttaaacaaattgcctctaattataaacatcttaatatgctggctctgtggatccgcatcagctatgtttgcccattccttcaattcatgtgcatccaacacacagttcaatgccagcaactacacataatctaaaatacaatccttatttcagtatctatgtaaacatatagtctgttaacttcatcattttcatcaaaagtatgcctaaccccattaggaagtgttcttgttataagtgtattcctcagctttccccaaattatcttcttcttaccaacatctctagtcttttatcctgcaataactcagccaacacttaaatctccaaaagctgcttgtgttaatttctttaaatcacaaatatcatgtgtaaatactggccatgtaatactctgcattttggaataatagtttattttaaagggaactagagaaactaagaactagagaaatcaagaaaggctttttttctagaattaataaatgcacatcctgttcactggggaaattaaatccacactgagcaatcttcaatatgttcagaatatgacagcgagaatcctatcagggatgcattacacctgttttcaaatccttgcactggttacctatcagatttctagtcaacttcaaaatccttatcctccttatatactgtcctacaactattattattgatcaccgaattattgtacgtgacatgacttcattcagcctttcctgaacgtctatgacaggcagagagactgctgtttctggtgcgatcttttgcagctgacatttcactgttttaaacgaacaagaaattagattgctcgtaaatcagttattctatataaacacagcataattgccctccgaaaatcctctttttcttgttcgttttagagaccttgatcgaaaccgattttagatgtcagaaaggatttattttctctgtatttcctacattgctttgtcgagattttaactttatatctaggctcagatttcaactataaatcgtacagtaattaatagcagtaaatactgatgttttgcgccctcttaccacaaaaatatatgttttgtagttgggaacTATTTCGTACGGACACCggacagttaaagatggcggcaaatcagacacctagagggggggggggcgtcttctcgcctccataactaaaatgccaaataggagtggcttaagcgatatacacagtcgtgtaactgacagtttgaggtagcctatcgtgtaaatttcgctttgttgctgataggttaagctttcaaaactctgccccaaagtcatgtgactgatttttctccCTGTTTCTTTGGTTAAacacaatgatcacaagcaccaccatggtaaatgggatgtgttgtttttaattccgtttgaattataactgtatgtactgtcttcatatttggccagggctttaaagagaaggcgcgcccaaaaatttcggtgccgtcgtctccgctttaaaggtacccccgtgctggaagaatttgacctcggaacgttttcCCAGCGTAgatatagtggacataaaaacaagagttcgctggcattatatcctagaagacacagaccaggagaatgctcgcagcgtaaaagaaaatgcctgatgaactaaggattggacagtttccaagtgcttgtacaatcaatggaaatgttcaaataaatgtgcaaaagaaataaacaaaatactcatttatttctttatcatattggtgtagcggcgaggcttaataataaggcagaattaagtgtttctgagcttcccatattaggccccatttctctgttcatctctgtggtgcagccacagagagactattcatgcagggtgatttaaggtcctaggacagctcccaaagggggatgcacttagctaagcctggctatcatgatcaatggtcatccattggcgcttatctgtctagggagtgccagatggacatctggactgcattcctaagtgtcaggagtaagtgactcatatctcaccttgatcaaccaatcagggaccggtagggccgagtaacccacgtgggactctgatgcccatggaactttcagccaatcaacgagctgaagttcctccaggtaaaaacaggcaacacagagagcctgggagattcagtaagattcaggagaattctgtggactttgaGAACtgtgaggttagcaccagcagcaagcctcgtgaacaggtcggaactgtggacagctgaatcactattcagaactagcgcttcgtCAGGAACGAACCcatcctcttcctgacttgctgggacccacagtcatcttttctcctgtgcacaaactttgctagttaaagccaacactaactacccggtcagtgagcatctgcagcgcaccatcgcaagctgcacagcacagcctggcaccgagccagagagtgcggattggacagctacaagcctgcaactgtttctttgtgcccgcaggagatctgaatccccagagattggatgagtattcaacttcacagCATTACtgtttgagaattcaattgttatcccaaccagttgtccacagttccgacctgttcacgaggcttgctgctggtgctaacctcgggtggatcctctggttactctctggcaacctccgctctagactcttagaacaaaggaaagttctggcactcggacacactggccgttccgtggttgtccgggctgagtctcaggatggtcaggaggcgcgctgcgagaatgtcctgcccttgggagccttctgctcctggaccgtcctgccctggaattctcctttgaattccctttagaaaagtccacagaatcctctccagaatcttactgaatcttactgaatctgactgaattctcctttgaattccctttagaattgttgaatctgaatctgaatcccttctgaatcttgtctgaatctcacaggctctctgtgttgcctgtttttacctggaggaacttcagctcattgattggctgaaagttccatgggcatcagagtcccacgtgggttactcggccctaccagtccctgattggttgatcaaggtgagatatgagtcacttactcctgacacttagtaatgcagtccagatgtccatctggcactccctagacagataggtgccaatggatgaccattgatcatgacagccaggcttagctaagtgcatccccctttgggagctgtcctaggaccttaaatcaccctgcatgaatagtctctctgtggctgcaccacagagatgaacagagatatggggcctcatttgggaaggctcagaacacttaattctttcttattaataagcctcgccgctagatcaacattctttgtaaccatctttgtaaatgaaaatactattttttcattgacaataaGTAACatcacagcatttcattgatccgatcacgcattcgtttccaatcatacaaagtaagtcttgagaatcttcgatgcaccatgcctttcacatgctcataaaagatattcatttaggaacataaacatattactgtatgtaaactgtactatatatggctggtcttggtagtttaaagaaaaaatacacaccagtatttcatttctccctaaacattttaagcatcaaagtcttatatATGGTTACTTTGGAtacgtttttatgtgctccttctgaccatattactgtacatttatatactttgtgaaaattgatcattttaaccttttctgtgaatacactcattatcggagtaaacaaaagcatacttttagaatttgattaatagggaatataatatggaatcgcgtatctaaaaaaattaataattatataattattttcaagtactgtagcacaaacagtagtataaagctttccattgatatgtgcattgctgtttcagtgcttgTCACATGACCGGATTGGTGGCATgatagcttaagtgactgacttataagtgtaaggccaggtgttcaaatccagcaattgctatgagttttcttataacaaataaacatttctttgaaaaactaaaatagcaaatattatggacactacagtatatgtacattttttatatttctaaatatcacaactttttcgtactgtatgtacacagcggtaccgcagggtgtaaaaacgtttcagaaataaccacatgtaagactttgatgcttaaattgtttagggagaaatggagcactggtgtgtattttttctttaaactaccaataccaaaaatatacagtttacatgatatgtttatgtttctaaattaatatcgtttatgaccttcagatgcgttatgctcctcttcttttcatGCTCAGCTACTAGAACTcccctttagttttaaaattccatctaaatattcaatactaagcggattaaaatgtgcacaataaAGAGATTTGTCAGGATGTATaacactgccctaggctaggactgtgtaaaactatgtatttattttatatttatgttgtattactgtacatattttaatttttcgtctcttctgatgtctgtttttgcttgtctttggctgggctgctgtaacacctcaatttccctttgggatcaataaagtcttatctatctatctctgCCCGATGGTTGAGGTTCCtgctagctattcagagggaaaggcgGTGACGTCATCGCGCTGGCAGGCAGGCACAGCCTTTAATGTCGGGCgtatgtgttaaatatttttagatctttaaatttatatcattattgttttctttagcctcacaacattgtccaataatactcttcttgtgtctaatttttagtaaAGCAGGATTTTAGCTGCAGACCATAAAAAACAGGACTGACTTTTTTCACATAAAACATATTCACacattaaacttaatatggtcagaaggagcacataaaatgtttctgaaataaccacatgtactgtaggactttgatgcttaaaatgtttagggagaaagtggaataatagtgtatgttttttctttaaaataccaataccagccatatacagtttgtaatgtagggatttctatatttatgtctttatttagtggttacattagtgacaaaggctaaacttttagcttcagtaacgtgtacgcTGAATGGCATACACACagtttttcgcgcataaaaagtggttattaactatcaaaacctgtttttatagcttttaaagtcatgcaatgtctaagttaagcaggaacacatcattatatctcgttttttaattcttttttaaaaattaaaaaaatcatttgcccagcttAAGGGGGGGGttctgctctcattgacagctgacactcctccatacacttaaGTAAAGAATGAATAACGCCACTGTaaacgtcatatttacaatttgttgataataaaaatgttaagttctcttaagctttctcagtcaagtatgataattTACCAAGGGAGCTGTTTAAGCATgcataggcagcaaaagatcagctaaacaggGAAGacaatgctttcagagaaaatgtttcaggtatgAAGAATACAGATCCCCAATTCAAATTCAGCCtaaacctgtccccacacaccctgactCCACTGCGAagagaatatacacaaagcactgaaatctttagagtagatgatcaggtgttttgcagacataagcatagtacgtaattcaggcttaATTAAGATActaagaagacaaagataggcTCCACggatgaaacgttgtgttttctttcttctcttttcagcatggaataaacctattacgtgttcctacacatgctgacacagctacccacctgaactataaatattatatacaaACAGCAATCATTAAAATTGCTGATGTTAGAAATGCTATCAGAAATTAAACCAAATGAACCAGAAGTGTATTGAAATAAAGCAATATAAACAACAAATGCCGATAGATTTTTACTCAAAATTACTGAGAAATTCAGAAAAACAGCATATTATGAATAAGAAATATTTGataattttaaatgaacttttaTAACTTATGTTCGTTCAGGTAAATGCcatttattgttaataaattaatttgaacCTTGCAAGTGTTCttgaaaaaataagtttaaaaaagaCCACTTTGACTGAGATCAAGAATTAGAagtagaaaatgtttatgaggAAGGTGGAATGTGTGTATCTAATGGTGTTTCAACTACCACTACCACCTATAtaagtatatatttatatccatAGATAAAAATTGTTAATACTTTTTAGAAACAGTATTATACTttggttattttaattttcagatgGCACAATTTCCCTTTGGTTACATTAttcaatattaatattccatattaagtggattcaAAGAAGTAGTTCAGtacaacagattaaatgaaatgaccatttcactaacatctaatgcaccacagGTGAAACCTATTGATCTTCTATGAGCACTGAAAAGCTAAACACGGCAAGCCAAATCATACTGTGGTATACCACACATTGCTTACCACAGTTCAGGAAGTTTTAATGTACATTCTGGATTGTAGATACCTGGTGATACCAGGTGAAGCTGTTTCAAAACTTTCAACTTTATAATCCAGGAATAAGTGTCACAAATAGAGCTGATAAGATATCAGTTGTAGGTAGGATGACTGATCGGAATTACAGGTATGCTGTTGTAGAGAAATATACCTGTTAATGCTTCGGGAGACAATGCATAAGCCAGGTAAAGAACTAAGAAgaccttttttgttttagtcaAGAAATTATTTGGCAGACAGCCAGGCATTTATTGCTGCAACAATGttaagttttaatttttgttagATATTTTCAAATTGATTGTGTTTACCAGACAAAACTCAATTTgcctgtaaatactgtaatatattttgTGTACAATTTAACAGTGACAAATTATTGATTGCAGAATTCTTGTGACAGGAAAAAGTGATAAATTGTCAATTATAGGTTGGAAGGCtgatttaatgtactgtaagctgAAATCAAATgaataacatatacagtacagtatatgcttaatTAATGTCCAGACCAAACTTGAACAcatattctaaatattttatttaaaactttgaATTGCACATTATGCAAAACAATTAACTTTTAGGATGACCCCAAAAAcctaattatatttgtgtgacACGAAATCCAGATCCTGCTTGGATAAATTGCTGCCACCATTAACAAGCAGGTGGTTCCTGAGAAAATTTCAGTCAGCATGAAGCTTCAGCACAACCTCCCACTTTTGCCCAAACAATAATATCACTACAGATGGACACTAAGACAGCAGAAAAGCATTGGACACCGATGAAAGCTGACAAATTCAATCAGTTGTTTCCTTTGTCTTCCTGGGCAGGAATTAAACATCCATAAACAAGCTAGTTATTAGATgattaatatttcagtattcACACTGCAGACCGTGAAACTGACTTGTTGTCCTAAACACCCAAACAcagtttttaataacatttaaatcatggtagtaaaaatgtaattacttaCTGTAGCTTTGAGTATTTAAATTTTGAATAGGTATATGAAACTGATTAACCTTCAAGGCAAATTATAACATGTTACATTAAAATcagtattatattattatatagtaTTATAACCCTTATATATTTGCATCTTTGTAGAAGATCAGCTTCACTTTGTACCTAGGCACATTGTTTCATGTGTACTGTTAGTTTGGTTGGTTTAATATGAACCTGTTTGTATCAGTAAAATCATATATTGCTTACTTTGAATCCATGTGCAGAAACTGCCTGTTATTCTGTCGATTGATTCCTTACAGCTAATCTCACACATTTAATGTAACAACACTCACACATTTAATGTAACAAGATCTAAATTCACAAAACAGTACAACAATAATGGACACTCAGAGACAAAAATACAACAATAGAAAAGGACATacacagggaaaacaagaggatgtatttatttttttagaaagctTTTAATGATCCTGAAAAAAACCTCTTTTACCACAAGCATTTAAGGGAAAGGAGGCAAAGGTAAGGGGTGAAAATAATGCTCACAATGTGGTGACGTACAGTAATTAGTGGAATACAGAGCACATCTCTATTAGGCTGCTCTTCCTAACTTATATCACTTAAATAAATCCAAGCATTGTTTATAAAGTACGAAAGATTGCAGATTTGcaattcattttttacattctaCCAATATTCACTCTTTTGCATAGTCCACAATGGCAATATGAGCTTACAAGGCCAAAAGTGCTTAGTGCAAGATTAATGATAGAGTCATGAAAATACCCAAGTATCTAGTGTAAAATTACAATATttacttattaaaaataatatatgaattaaatatacagaaaaagaAGTTTATTGACTTCAGCAGATCATCAAGCAACTATTAAAATGTACAGAGCTAAAACACTCATTAATTTCTCAGTAATCCTAAAGCTATCGTTAGGTACTCAATTCAACACCTGTAACTGTGCATTGTTGTCCTGTGTTCCTTTTTCGGGctttattacattaaaatgtctTCAACTCTCTTATGGACTTGGTTAGACAGTGTTCTTTATACTGCGGTGAGCCTGTAGTCTGAAGTATCTGTAAGCTGCTGCCCTGATTTTTTCATTACTTAAGCTGTAAATGATGGGGTTGAGAAAAGGGGTGAGGAAATAGTACACTGCACCAATGAAGATGCGTCCTTCTGGCGGGATACTTTCCACTCTCAGTCCAATATACACCACAGCAGCAGTTACATAGGAAATAAATACCACAGTCATATGTGAAGAACACATTGAGAAGGCCTTCTTACGGCACtccacagttttcatttttatcactGACCACACAATTCTGCAGTATGTCCATAGGACATAGAGAAAGGGGATATAGATTGCAATCATGGAGACTATCAAGGTATAATTGACTTGACTTGTAACATCTCCACAGGCCAATGTCATCACAGTGGGGTAATCACAGACAATGTGCAAGACATAATTTGATCCACAGAATGGCAATGTGCTTGCCAATACTACTGACAAAAGAGGTGCAAGGAAGCCCAGCACCCagactatggctgccattgtaATACAGAAATTGGTGCTCATGATGGTGTTGTAATGCAGTGGTTTCACTACAGCAATATATCTGTCATAAGCCATGGCTGCAACAAGGAACTCTTCAACAGCATTACAtgagataaaaaaatacatctgtgCAAAACAGCCTGAGAAGGAAATACTGCTGCCATGTCCCAGCAGAACTTCTAATAACTTGGGTATAATGGTCGTGGTCAGACAAATGTCTAAGAGGGCCAAGTTCCACAGCAGGATGTACATGGGAGAGTGGAGCCGGTGGTCAATGCTGACCAACAGCACGATAAGGAGATTGTCCAGGAAGGTGGCCAGGAAGAGGATGAGGAAGACAATGAAGAGTACAGTGTAGTGTTCCTGCAGGCCTGGCACTCCCACAATGATGAactcagagtgcagggtcacaTAAGAGTTGTTCATGACTCTGACAGGAGACAAGGGTGCCAAGAGTTAATGCATATCTGTGTTTTCTATCGGTTTGATTTCATAAAaggatattaaataataaaatacagacaaaaaataataaaacatttaaggaaaacttttagtttttagttttgccatggtgaacattttatttttattaatcattATTGTGTAAAATACagttgtattatactgtataataaatccAACCATAAATTTTCTTACAGTGCcacagggaagccagagcctatccctgcaagcTAACGGCAGAAGGTAGGGTACACAACCACTCACCACAGGGCAaaccacagaaacaaaacacactcatatactcacaccagagccaattttctcAAAAGCAAACAATCTGCCAGTATTTCTTTGCTCTATGAGACCAATATCTTGTTAACATaggaaaaacatataaaatatgatAGCTAGCATGGTCTAAAACTGAATCTAGGCCCatagtgctgtgaggcagcaatgctaactactgtgccactgtgctacacatttatattaattattatcaggataatacagtaaatatacacggtactgtatatctgccgTACAGCTAAATAATAAGTATGCTGCAGTACAATGCGGTGGGCATATTGCAATTAAACACATCATAATGCATCATTTCGGGTCATTCCGTGCTGtaccgtatgcaaattagattatgcttatagtatccggaatcatgTTGTAAAACTgctaggtggagctaataaagtttaacttctcgtgtacagcatttgagctgtcaccagaaaacacccagtTTCGAATTCTGATCACCGCTGAGGGACAATCCAagtaagaatttaagttgtatactctttagacttttaaatttaaactgtgtattacagcatgttaatcattatacattaaaaagttggtatattttatgaaaggaagattgctcagttggacaaaagtacacaacctaccacctttatcataaatattttaattatgcagaaatatttatgcatcaatgtatttaccgaagatattactaatagtattaataatgaatgaccttagacaagctgtaagctcaaagtattaccctggtccacttaccttgtaaccatctttgtaaacaaaaatactttgtttATTCATTGATCTGATCACGTATTCATTtacaatcatacaaagtaagttttgagaatctccgattcaccatgcctctCACATGCtgataaacaatattaatttaggaacataaacatatcatgtaaactgtatatggctggtattggtattttaaagaaaaa
This genomic interval carries:
- the LOC138242257 gene encoding olfactory receptor 6N1-like codes for the protein MVTRVMNNSYVTLHSEFIIVGVPGLQEHYTVLFIVFLILFLATFLDNLLIVLLVSIDHRLHSPMYILLWNLALLDICLTTTIIPKLLEVLLGHGSSISFSGCFAQMYFFISCNAVEEFLVAAMAYDRYIAVVKPLHYNTIMSTNFCITMAAIVWVLGFLAPLLSVVLASTLPFCGSNYVLHIVCDYPTVMTLACGDVTSQVNYTLIVSMIAIYIPFLYVLWTYCRIVWSVIKMKTVECRKKAFSMCSSHMTVVFISYVTAAVVYIGLRVESIPPEGRIFIGAVYYFLTPFLNPIIYSLSNEKIRAAAYRYFRLQAHRSIKNTV